ATTTATAAAATTATCTTCTCCAAAAACTTCATCCATTAATATTTTTCCATAATGCCCAATGTGAGTGTCTAAATGCAAATAAATGGATGCATTTTCATTCATTATGCTTCTTATAGCCTGTAAATTCTCGTACATCCAGTTTAGATATTCTTCTTTTTGCCAGATGTCCCCATACATTTTTTCTTCAAAAAATTTAAAATCTTCACTATTAAGTTCTTTTTTAGCGGTTTTAATTTTTTCCGCCAATTTTGGGTTTCTTCTCAAATACACTTTTTTTGCATAATCTACACCACTGGCAAAAGGTGGGTCTATATACACCAAATCAACTTTTATTCCTTGTTCTTTTAGGTATGCGCAATTTGAGACACACTCACCACGCATAATTAAATTATCAGAAGATTCACCTACTTGTTCAACGGTTTCTACTTCGTAGTATGGCATACCACGCTCTAAACGGTTATAAACTTCATTGTTTTCTCGATAACGTAATACACGTTTTGTGCGTGTAATATTGTCTAATACTGCTTGACCTTCTATGGTATTTGGTGTGTATGGTATATATTTAATTGGCATAATTGTAATTAATCTTTGAAAAATTGATTGATACGTAGGTTTACTTCTGCAATATTGTCTAATAGTTTATTGCTATCTTCTAAATACAGAAAGTCGAATTTTTTGTATCCAAATTTGTCTTCGTTATGTTTTAAGAAGTCTGTTTCTATAAAGTTCTTTTTCTTAATAAAGTCTTTGTTATTAGCGTAGCCTTCTCCTTTGGTTTCAATAATTAATGCTTTGTATATAGCATCTTTAGCATTGCGTTTAATGATTAAAAAGTCGGTTGTGTATTTACCTACTTTATTCCATCGTTTTCCTTTTTTAGCAAAGCAGTTTATAATAAACTCTGTAATACCACGTTCGCCATTAAAATAGATTTCTAAATTATTTTCTTTAAAGTCTTTTAGCTTTAATATTTCATTCAAGAACTGACTTTCAAAACCACTATCGAAATTGTAAGGCAACAGATGAAATGATTTGTCTTTTTGTTCAATTAATGGATTTATGGTTTCTGCTGCAACTTTTGCAATTTCATCAAACTTACCCTGTTCTGTTAATTTTAAAATTCGCTCCTGCTTTTGTTTATTAAAATCTTCTGATGAAAGTGGGTTACTGTCAAATTGTAAAATCTGTTCTGTAACCTCTTTATTTGGATATAAGTTTTTATGTTTTGGAATAGATTTTAACTTATCTACAATAAGTAAGTTGGCTTCTTTTGGAATTATTTCTTCTTCGGTTGTTAATTCTCTTTTAATACTGAAAGCCACTCGAATTTTAGATTCAATTTTATAAGTATCAAATTGTTCATTAAAAAATAGATTTCCTTCGTTGTTTAGAGTAATTGCTTTAAATATAGGTTTTAATTGTTCATCAAAGCGATGTAATTCTTTTGCGGAAATTGTACTGAAACTATCTTTAGAAATATTTGCAATCCATTGATTGTAGTTAGCCAACATGATACCAGAACTGTTTAAAAAAGATAATTCACCTTCGTCTAAAAAGTCTAATCCTTTAGTAGTTATAGCATAGTTAGCTTTGTAATCTTTTATGTTTTTTAGTAGCTCTTCTAATTTAACTTTGGTGTTTGGCTTTTGTTCTTCCTCAATAGATTGATATTTTACTTTTAGCTGGTAATAGTCAATTTTTGGAAGTTTAAGAAATTCCATTCTTGAATGACGTTCAATTAAATCAGCACCTTTATTTTTGTCTAAATTGTTAAGTTCTTCAATAGACGTGTTTTGTTCTTTTTCTAATGCCTTATTAAGTATTGTAGCATTTTCTCTATTTAACCAAATTAAAGCTGATTCATCATTACCTTTAGTAACTTGTCTTAAACATCTACAAGTTGTTTGAATGATAGCATTTTTGGAAGCGCTCTTACTTTTTTGCGGTAGTATTACAGAAGTTAAACTCTTACAATCCCAACCTTCTTTACCAATTGCTACTAACAGAATGTATTTCTTTTTTGAAATTGCCGTGTCTAATGATTTAAATTGTAATTCATTTTCCTTTGGTAAACTGTACGTTTTATTACCACCGTGAAATCTTAATATTTCGTCAGGATGAATTTTTAAATCACTTTGAAGAAATGGATAAACTTCTTCTTCTAACATTTCGATATTACTGCAATAAATAGCAACTTTTGGAATTGTACCATTTGCGTAAGTTAAATCTCCATACGCTTCAT
This genomic stretch from Tenacibaculum jejuense harbors:
- a CDS encoding DEAD/DEAH box helicase, which translates into the protein MLDKIIRNKTVQWLQSPDCSVNELITYIKNKGQLRDTQIEAIETFLFLKIQGQNKPLWQLFAEGFFTNGTDLSKLDINQNAREFLENNKEAFSLFDFARQKVKGKKQLPNLEQEIIKSPEELDYQEIIKKLFYNVNYSDYLMSLPMGSGKTYLMAAFIYLDLYFASNEPENKNFAHNFLVLIPSGLKTSIGPSLRTIEDFDPSWVIPEPAATNLKKQLKFDVLDEAKSAKKSNKARNPNAQKVNEILPDPFGQVFIVNAEKVILNRVDTTGQTNLFEDDEDKKANELRALIGKIPNLSILIDEVHHAAKSDIKLRQVVNRWNDRGSITTVLGFSGTPYLSTAEKILLTEDDTLRISEITNTVYYYPLTNAIEDFLKNPTVKIADNLTHLQIVKEGINDFNEAYGDLTYANGTIPKVAIYCSNIEMLEEEVYPFLQSDLKIHPDEILRFHGGNKTYSLPKENELQFKSLDTAISKKKYILLVAIGKEGWDCKSLTSVILPQKSKSASKNAIIQTTCRCLRQVTKGNDESALIWLNRENATILNKALEKEQNTSIEELNNLDKNKGADLIERHSRMEFLKLPKIDYYQLKVKYQSIEEEQKPNTKVKLEELLKNIKDYKANYAITTKGLDFLDEGELSFLNSSGIMLANYNQWIANISKDSFSTISAKELHRFDEQLKPIFKAITLNNEGNLFFNEQFDTYKIESKIRVAFSIKRELTTEEEIIPKEANLLIVDKLKSIPKHKNLYPNKEVTEQILQFDSNPLSSEDFNKQKQERILKLTEQGKFDEIAKVAAETINPLIEQKDKSFHLLPYNFDSGFESQFLNEILKLKDFKENNLEIYFNGERGITEFIINCFAKKGKRWNKVGKYTTDFLIIKRNAKDAIYKALIIETKGEGYANNKDFIKKKNFIETDFLKHNEDKFGYKKFDFLYLEDSNKLLDNIAEVNLRINQFFKD